The genomic segment CCGTGAATCGAGTATCAGATTTTATCAGCCTGACGTATCTAGGTAAGGCTACACCTAGATCAGCTCAGCGCTTTGGTTCGTGTGAGGTTAGAGGGCCAGAGCTGCTGACAGATGTGGATGACATCAATTATACCCTACCCACAAACCCACTGGGCCGGATGGTGCCGTTTCTGAAGCTCGATCATTCGAAAAAAGGTGAGCTGCCACTAGCGGCTGCACAGCTATTGACTCTTCAATAATTCATCAGTTTGAAAGACGGGGAAAGTAAGAGAGCTAGGAGTGACGGATGGTGGTGGAGGAAGAGAAGACTATCACCAGGTGGGAAAAGTTGAAAAACGCAGAGTTGAAGACATCTGACTAGATGTTGAaaagaaacacagagacacaaactACTTTCCCTTCTCAAGCTTCTTAAGATATGACAGTGAGTGACTCAAATTCAGGATTGTGAAAGGCCCAGACAGAGAGGGCAGGTGTAGCAAAGGAGTCGGCCTTGAAGTGAGAAAGAGGACATAGACAAGTGTTTTAAAGGTCACTTTCAGGTGGTCAGAAGACATCGAGAGCAGCCATCATGGTCAACACAGGCATGCAGCTGATCAGCTTCACCTGCGCGGTGACAGGTTGGGTCATGGCCATCGCGGTGACGGCCTTGCCTCAGTGGAAGGTGTCAGCCTTCATCGGCAGCAACATCCTCACCTCCGAGATCAAGTGGGAGGGCATCTGGATGAGCTGCATCTACCAGACCACTGGCCACATGCAGTGCAAGACCTACGACTCCATGCTGGCTCTGCCCCCGGACCTCCAGGCAGCTCGTGCCCTCATGTGTGTGGCCATCTTCCTGGGCTGGCTGTCCTGCACCGTGTCCTGCTGCGGCATGAAGTGCACCACGTGTGCTGGGGATGACCGTCGCGCCAAGGCGGGCATTGCCCTCTCCGGCGGCGTGCTATTCATCCTGACGGGCCTGTGCGTGCTGGTGCCCGTCTCCTGGACCGCCAACACGGTGGTCCAGGACTTCTACAACCCCAACGTGCCTGTCATGTACAAGCGAGAGCTGGGCCAGGCGATCTACCTGGGTTGGGCATCTGCAGTTATTCTGATAATCAGCGGGGCCGTGCTGAGCAGCACCTGCCCCCATAtcgagaggggtggaggggagtaCCGCCGGGGATACATGGGCCGGAGCTTTCCTAACTTGCGCCCCTCCCCCCTCGCACCTGATCCTCCGAAACCTATCACCTCAAACAGCGTGCCCCTGAAAGAATATGTGTAGTCAGAGAAAATATGTGAATCTAATTGTATGAATTGGAGTATGGGAAGGAGCAAGGTTGAGAAGAGGAAGTAGAAGGCAGGCGAAGGAAACATTTTTGGACTGTGAGGAGTTGTGACTTGGAAGGTTTTGAAGATTGGAAGCATTCGATTAGAAGCGCTACTCTGCAGTAATCTTTCACTCTTTTACTGTGAACCTGATGCATTATTATTTATTGTAACTATTTTTCAAATTTATTTGTACATATTCATCTCTACATATTGTTTGAGACTTTCCTTTATGCCTATCATTATTTGCCTCATTTGTATTCTAATGTATTTATTGACTACATTACACATTTATTACACCGTGATATATAGTATTAGTGCACGGACAGCTCACAAAACTTCCAGCGAATGCCTGGAAGAAACATCAATCACCATAGACATCTTTAAGATATTCGTTTTGTGTTGTGAAGATTGGAGTGATTTCTTCTCAGATGTCTGTTAAATTACTTAACAGATTTTCTCTCAACTATTTAAGGGAGTTTGAATAAACAGATTTTTCCAAGGGTATTTTAATGTTATTACATATGTTTATTCATGACTAactgatatttttgttgttgtttgcccAGAGTAGTGGGGGCCTCATCTGTGCACAACTCCAAATGTGTTTGTTGCACTGACCCTGGGTAATATAATGATGGCTCAATCTAGCCCCCCTATAGGCTATTGGAGTTCCTGTCAAATGAATTTTATCTTTCAGGTTTGATCTGAAGAAATGGGAGAAGGTAGCCATCCTGAATAAAACAGATAGTTGGAGCAAGAGAGGTGTAACAAAAGTTTTCTATTTATTATTTTTCATATTATACtccatgacatttcaaatgtttgtCCACAATAACATTTTTTTGCTTAGAAGTCAACAGTGATACAACAGCAAAGACCTGAGCTAGAATAGTAACAGAGCACTGTGACAATTCTGACGCTCTGTCCTCTGCCTTGTTCAGTCCTCTCCTTTGTTCACATCCAGTCCAGTCAGGTGCTCTGCACCGATCAGGGCTGACACATCCAAGTCAAGATCAACCTGAACCCAGTGTGTTCTTTTACTCTTCAACCCATTACTGAGTCTTGTTATTGTAGACCATCTGAAAGTAGACCATCGCATCGACCGGGTAGTCGTCTTGAAGACATCTTGTAGTTCTCTTTCACTGTGACTCAATGAAAAAGGACACTTTAAACAGTGTATCTGAAAGAGTATGCAGAATAACCACATGAGTTTATTACATTCGGTGAGGGTaattagtgccttcagaaagtatttacacccctagaatttttccacatttcattgtgttacagcctgaatttaaaatggattaaattgagatttgtcaCTCAACAACCAATAAGAGgaattgtttttagaaatgtttacaaatgaatgaaaaattaaaagctgaaatgccttgagccaataagtattcaacccttttgtgaTCGCAAGCCTTAActtcagaagtaaaaatgtgctaaactagtcacataataagttgcatggactctgtgcacaatatgtaaggtccctcagtcgtgCAGGGAATTTCAAgctcagattcaaccacaaagtccagggagattttccaatgcctcgcaaagaagggcacctattggtagattggttaaaaaaacagaaatgaaatatccctttgagcatggtgcagttattaactacactttggatggtgtatcgatccatcaagtcactacaaagatacaggcgtccttcctaactcagttgccaaagaggaaagaaaccactcagggatttcaccatgaggccaatggtgattttaaaacagttacagaatttaatggctgtgataggggataactgaggatagatcaacaacattatagttactccacaatactaacaaacgacagagtgaaaaggaagcctatacagaatacaaaacatgcatcctgtttgcaataaggcactaaagtaatactgcaaaaactaatttatttgccatatttttgtcctgaatagaaagcgttatgtttggggctaatccaatacaacacatcagtgactaccactctccatattctcaagcatggtggtggctgcatcatgttatgatatgcttgtcatcggcaaggactaggaagTTTTTCTGGGGGATAAAAagaaatagagctaagcacaggcaaaatcctaaataAAAAAATGGTTCAGTCAGTTTTCTAACAGACACTGAGACACAAATTcccctttcagtaggacaataacctaaatcacaaggccaaatatacactggagttacttaccaagatgacattgaatgttcctgagtggcctagttacagttttgacttaaatcggcttgaaaatgactgtccagcaatgatcaacaaccaacatgacagagcttgaagaattttctaaagaataatgtgcaaaaattgtacaatccaggtgtgcaaagctcttagagacttacccagaaagactcacacctgtaatcgctgccaaaggtgattctaaaatgtattgacacagggggttgaatacttatctaatgaaGATATATTAATGTTTTCTTTTCTATAAactattttcattttattttatcatttctttgtctttgacagagtattttgtgtagaccgttgacaaaaaattacaattacatacatttttatcCCACATTATATtacaacaaaatgtataaaaagtcaagatgtgtgaatacttcctgaaagcactgtatatacagAAAATAGTTTTACCATTGAAAGGTTTACCTGATATGCTCTCCTCTCCACTGGGTGTTTCCAGGGACTCCCATCTCTTGGGAGCAGTTTCCAGAAGGGATAGGTCATCAGCCCTCAGTGTCAGCAGCAAGTTTTTTCTTCTCAGAAACCTGTACATGTAGATGAGGAAAACTATCTTTCTCACACAAATCAACAATAGGACAACCTTTTCCAAATGGTAGATTTCAAAATGTATAATGCCACACACTGAATTGATGCGTTTCAGCTCCAAGCCTTCCTCAGCAGTATGCAGTCGAGAGGCATGCCCACAATAGATCACTCACAATGAAAATGTATTGCGCACACCTAGTACTGGTACAGTAATACAGTGACACGGAAAGGATACTGTTGACGATAGTAACGCTCTGCATCCTGAAGCCACTCCAACATGTCAGCGATGGATGGAGCGACTGCAGATCTCTGGGTGCATGTAGCTAGGTCAAGGCTGCCTATATTCTGCTCATATAACTGGAACGCACCGGACACCTGATTACTGATAGCATCTCGCACAGACTGAAGAGAACACCTGTAAGAAATAAGAGGGTCATTTGTGGTTTCAAAAATGTGTTCAAGCTTCCTCTGCACTATTTTCAAGAGTTTATGGAGTGAGCTACCATTTATCTTACATTTTGTCAGTGAGTTTTCCCAAAACTATGTCCACTGCCTGTATGAGCTTGAAATGAAGACGCTGGTGCAGATCAGGAAAGGTGTGAAGAGGGGTGTTGGCGATTTGGACCTTTTGAAACGCCCTCAACTGCTCTTCGAGGTTTCCAAGTGAAACCATTAAAGGCTTGCATTCAGCTAAAACTGAATTCCATACTTTCTGATTGTTCTCCAAgctttgaaaacatttttttaatgtttggtAAACCGAAAATAACACAGACTTCGACATTTGGCTAGCTAGTTAAGTTAACACACCCTACAACTCAGAACAGCGAAAGCCATGTGGTTGGTGAAAAAAGACAGCGACAACGAAATTATTTGCCGGAATAAATATGATACAAAgcgaaataaataaaacattcaaCTTAATCTAAAAAACGATCGATGCCCTTCAAAAATGACTGTCACTTAAGTTTTCCAGTCAACATTTTACCTCCTCACgttattttattacatttccGGTCAGGTGATCTAAACATGGACGTTCTTCGAAATGATAGGTTAAAAATGGTTCCAAAATGACGTCAAGTAAAAGCGTATTCTTATTGGCTGATCTCCGGCACATTCTGCGGCTGCGTGTAAATTTTTACATTTCGCCAGCTGGAAAGAGAGGGAGCAGCAGGATTCCGTTTCTAACtaggaaagaaagaaaaaaacgtcACCGGGTAAATCATAATGAAATTAAATATGTCAAACAGCTAACCTCAATGTTTAGAATACCATTGCATTTTATGTATTTCAAATCGGAAGTGAAACAGGGACTTTTGAAACGGAGCGGTCACTATCTGGCTAAATAATGTAACGTTAGTTCGCTCATGATGCCTGAAGTGTTAACGTAACTAACAACATTTCGTGAAAagggctagctaacattagttacTACTAGAAACATTTTAGCTGCTTGACTAGCCCAAGCACCAATTTAGTGTTGGTACCCATGTAGAGTCACAATGGGACGACCAAAGAGGACGACCAAACAACGTAAAAACCCCAAGTTGGACAAATTGGAGGCTTTTCTCGAAGATTTCGACAGTGAGGGTATGGACCAATGACAAAGAGCATGTAAATGCAAGTTGGCTGTTAGCCATTATGTGAATGTTAACGCGGGGTTGGAGAAGTTACACTAAAGTTTTATTTTCAGTGAAAACTGTAGTTGAAAGGCTGAAGGAGAGGACAAACAGCCTCCTGAAAGATGCAGACAACATCTTCAACATGGCTGTGATCAAGCTGCCAAAAGCAGTGAGACAGATGAACTGGCTTGAGCATTGTGGTAAGTTAGATGAGAACGCATGTACCTGATGACAACCACATGGGAAAGGTTGGTTAGAGATACTTttttgtgtcacacacacacacacacacacacacacacacacacacacacacacacacacacacaaacacaaacacaaacaaacagttgaagtcggaagtttacatacaccttagccaaatacatttaaactgtttttcacaataactgacatttaatcctagtaaaatgccctgtcttaggtccgttaggatcaccactttattttaagaatgtgaaatgacagaataatagtagtgatttatttcagcttttatttctttcatcacattcccagtgggtcagatgtttacaaactcaattagtatttggtagcattgtctttaaattgttgaacttgggtgaaatgttttgggtagccttccacaaccttcccacaataagttgggtgaattttggcccgttcctcctgacagagctggtgtaactgagtcaggtttgtaggcctccttgctcgcacacgctttttcagttctgcccacaaatcttctataggattgaggtcagggctttgtgatggccactccaatactttgactttgttgtccttaagccattttgccacaactttggaagtatgcttggggtcattgtctacttggaagacccatttgcgacctagctttaacttcctgactgatgtcttgagatgttgcttcaatatatccacataattttcatgcctcatgatgccatctattttgtgaagtgcaccagtctctcttgcagcaaagcacccccacaacatggtgctgccacccctgtgcttcatggttgggatggtgttcttcggcttgcaagcatccccctttttcctccaaacataacaatggttattatggccaaagagtaacatttttgtttcatcagaccagaggacatgtctccaaaaagtccaatctttgtcccatgtgcagttgcaaaccgtagtctggcttttttatggcggttttggagcagtggctttttccttgctgagcggcctttcaggttatgtcaatataggactcgttttactgtggatatagatatgtttgtacctgtttcctccagcatcttcacaaggtccgttgctgttgttctgggattgatttttacTTTTTGCACCGAAGtacgttcgtctctaggagacagaacacgtctccttcctgagcggtgtgacggctgcgtggtcccatggtgtttatacttgcgtattattgtttgtacagatgaacgtggtaccttcaggcatttggaaattgctcccaaggatgaaccagacttgtggaggtcaacaatttcttttctgaggtcttggctgatttctgttgattcttccatgatgtcaagcaaagaggcactgagtttgaaggtaggccttgaaatacatccacaggaaggaggcctacaaacctgactccgttacaccagctctgtcaggaggagtgggccaaaattcacccaacttattgtgggaaggttgtggaaggctacccaaaacgtttcacccaagttcaacaatttaaagacaatgctaccaaatactaattgagtttatgtaaacgtctgacccacttggaatgtgatgaaagaaataaacctgaaataaatcattctctactattattctgacttctcacattcttaaaataaagtgaaatcgagcacacagctatgcaatctccattgactaacattggcagaagaattgccttactgaagagctcagtgactttcaaagtggcagcgtcataggatgcaacctttccaacaagtcagtatgTCAAAATTCTACCCTGGTAaagctgcccaggtcaactgcaAGTGTTGTTGTGAAGttaacgtctaggagcaacaacagctcagctgtgcagtggtaggccacacaagctcacagaacaggcccgctgaagcgcgtaaaaattgtcctcggttgcagaacttactaccgagttccaaactgcctctggaagcaacgtccgcacaaaaactgttcgtcgggagcttcatggaatgggtttccatggccgagcagccacacataagcctaagatcaccatgcacaacgccaagcgttggctggagtggtgtaaagctcgccgccatttaactctggagtagtggaaacgtgttctctggagtgatgaatcacgcttcagaatctggcagtccgatggacgaatctgggtttggcagatgccaggagaatgctacctgcctgaatgcatagtgccaactgtaaagtttggaggaatattggtctggggctgtttttaatggtttgggctaggtcccttagttccagtgaagggaaatcttaacgctacagcatacaatgacattctagatgattctgtccttccaactttgtggcaacagtttggggaaggtgcttttctgtttcagcatgacaatgcccctgtatACAAAGTGAGgtgcatacagaaatggtttgttgagactggtgtggaagatcttgactggcctgcacagagccctgacctcaacaaaTAAAACACTTTTGGGATAAAATGTTGGGCCTTatcgcccgacctcactaattctcgtggctgaatggaagcaagttccagcagcaatgttccaacatctagtggaaagccttgccagaagagtggaggctgttattgcagcaaaggggagaccaactccatattaaggctcatgattttggaatgagatgttcgagtatgtgtccacatacttttggtcatgtagcgtaTGTTGTTTTATCTGACAAACGTACACGTCTCCTTTTATCCCCTCAGGGTCAGAGAAACCAAAGTCACCAGTGGAGGATGCCACGGTGAgttttctacactgaacaaaaatataaacttaacaattgaagattttactgagttacagttcatataaggaaatcagtcaattgagaaATTAATTAGGCCTTTATCAATGgagttcacatgactgggaatacaaatatgcatctgttggtcatataccttaaaaaaaaaggtaggggtgtaaGAATATTTAgtactctgcgttgtgtattATTTTCTAACGGTCAAGAGGGTACtaaccagaggtgtggactcgagtcgcatgacttggactcgagtcacaaatatgatgacctgcaactcgactttgactttaacaccaatgactcttgacttaacttggacttgagccttatgactggacctgacttgataccctccccaagcccaaatattaaaaatgatgctattaaaaaaagtgtgcagtgcatcaactcttcatttaacggattacagtttgaatcggacagcagccaatcaaattgtgcaagctgagaaaaagttgtgcgtggcagtgcagaggaacatcggcgggtgaattcagatggatcccttggaaagatgataccctaaattattattttcggaaaAAAGACGACGgtgtatcaacaaaaaaaattgattgcaacttgcaaaacatgcgggaagaaaattagacggaggcgcaacaatttccaactttgttcgacatttgaagctgcacaaagaacggtaagtcatggctaatatagccgacagctatatataactttgctagtgtagcatgtaggctaacgtaacgttaaatcaatgagcctccacactgtcagtcagtgcgggaatgtgatcattgcacccaagattgagctacaactggctaggcagttggtagcctaaatcctgcctaatgttactgctgttcctaacgCCATTGACATACTTTAGCGAGAGCGAGAGCTCCTCGATTACTATTGGtggggtctttctcatggctacccatgttaTATTTCCATAGAAATACGTTTATTTGGAAATgtattcatgatttgcgtaaatgtaatatactattactcttgttaaaaatatgaaattgtaatacatttggtgaagagcacattgaCTTGTTTAGTACtcaactcaaagtttaggacttgagacttgacttgattcTTGACggtcttgactcggacttgcctgtcttgacttgagtgctaagacttgagacttacttgtaaaacaatgacttggtcccacctctggtacTAACGGTATCAgtggaaatagtgttttttctgtaatagggaattaATGATTAACGGGTCAGAGACATGGGATGAATTTGTCTAGGCATTGAGCCTGAAACAGGAtgcttgttatttggccattggcccagttttattgcaaggaattctaattggtcaaccacaggctagggttgggttataaaactacatcctgtccctttgttctgtagagagaatcactgaggacaggggagaatgagCATCTACTTCTCAGCACAACATCTATGATTTGTCCtttttgaataaacctatttttctccccctgatttgcattggggtctgtgttattgaagagtaacatca from the Salmo trutta chromosome 36, fSalTru1.1, whole genome shotgun sequence genome contains:
- the cldn35 gene encoding claudin-9 gives rise to the protein MVNTGMQLISFTCAVTGWVMAIAVTALPQWKVSAFIGSNILTSEIKWEGIWMSCIYQTTGHMQCKTYDSMLALPPDLQAARALMCVAIFLGWLSCTVSCCGMKCTTCAGDDRRAKAGIALSGGVLFILTGLCVLVPVSWTANTVVQDFYNPNVPVMYKRELGQAIYLGWASAVILIISGAVLSSTCPHIERGGGEYRRGYMGRSFPNLRPSPLAPDPPKPITSNSVPLKEYV
- the airim gene encoding AFG2-interacting ribosome maturation factor isoform X2, with product MSKSVLFSVYQTLKKCFQSLENNQKVWNSVLAECKPLMVSLGNLEEQLRAFQKVQIANTPLHTFPDLHQRLHFKLIQAVDIVLGKLTDKMCSLQSVRDAISNQVSGAFQLYEQNIGSLDLATCTQRSAVAPSIADMLEWLQDAERYYRQQFLRRKNLLLTLRADDLSLLETAPKRWESLETPSGEESISVKENYKMSSRRLPGRCDGLLSDGLQ
- the airim gene encoding AFG2-interacting ribosome maturation factor isoform X1; amino-acid sequence: MSKSVLFSVYQTLKKCFQSLENNQKVWNSVLAECKPLMVSLGNLEEQLRAFQKVQIANTPLHTFPDLHQRLHFKLIQAVDIVLGKLTDKMCSLQSVRDAISNQVSGAFQLYEQNIGSLDLATCTQRSAVAPSIADMLEWLQDAERYYRQQFLRRKNLLLTLRADDLSLLETAPKRWESLETPSGEESISGKPFNVKENYKMSSRRLPGRCDGLLSDGLQ
- the airim gene encoding AFG2-interacting ribosome maturation factor isoform X3; this encodes MSKSVLFSVYQTLKKCFQSLENNQKVWNSVLAECKPLMVSLGNLEEQLRAFQKVQIANTPLHTFPDLHQRLHFKLIQAVDIVLGKLTDKMCSLQSVRDAISNQVSGAFQLYEQNIGSLDLATCTQRSAVAPSIADMLEWLQDAERYYRQQFLRRKNLLLTLRADDLSLLETAPKRWESLETPSGEESISDTLFKVSFFIESQ